In Bacillales bacterium, the genomic window TTGCAGGTTCGCCTCCAACTCGGACACTTCCATGTAAACTTTCTTGTCGGAAGAAACTTCCACTTTCATGTTTGGATATCGGTGGGCGATCGATTTCTTGACCTGTTCGACAATTTGCTGAGCATTGAACTGCTGCATCGTTTTCAGCTGAATTGCCACCATCAGCTGTGTTTTCGAATTGACCGCATGAACCTCGGTAACCGCATCCCGATCCATGATTTGCTTGCGTACTCGTTCGGATTTCGATTGATCCACGGGCTGTTCGGCATGTCGATTTTCCTGCATTTGTTGAAGCCGCGCTTGGCTTTTGCCGTCATTGCCGTTTTGTTGACCGCACGCGCCCGTAAAGACGGTGAT contains:
- a CDS encoding YhcN/YlaJ family sporulation lipoprotein; protein product: MKAHFTRIFIVLTTITVFTGACGQQNGNDGKSQARLQQMQENRHAEQPVDQSKSERVRKQIMDRDAVTEVHAVNSKTQLMVAIQLKTMQQFNAQQIVEQVKKSIAHRYPNMKVEVSSDKKVYMEVSELEANLQTHEVSQKQFDKKLKRIARFMKEQKM